Genomic DNA from Anguilla anguilla isolate fAngAng1 chromosome 17, fAngAng1.pri, whole genome shotgun sequence:
CTAACTTTTTATTTCTAGATGCTAAGAATACAAAAGCTAAAGAAGTAGTGAATGAGAGGCCCCCCAGAACATCTAGCCCTCAAAcctttttaagggggggggggggggctttgaatGTTAGGCCACGTGTGTTACCATTTGGGAAGCTCTCGTCGTTCAGACAGGCTCACTGCGATTTGGGACGGCCCTTCAGTTTCTCGATGCGGTTGGCATCGTCCGCCATCTTGCGTAGCTGGTCCATGTGCTGGTTGACGTTCTCGTCCATCCACTCCTCTATTGTGTCCGGGAAGAATATGGCCTCCATCTGTGTACGGAAATTTTCCAGGAAGGATTCCCAAGTCGCCAGTAGTCTGTGGAGGttagacagagagggagagagggcacaGAAGGTTgaaagagtgtgagaaagaAGAGTTTTTTCTGACACTGCTTTAAGACTGATCTGAACTTAGCACAGTACTTCAGTACTGATATAAATTTTCCAAAATCCAAACACACAAGATAGAAGAATTGTTGACTGGTAACCAAAGGTTGTTGAGTGGTACCAGGGGGAGGGTTTTTGGGGTGGTAGTGAGCCACActtcctttaaaaatacatgcattgTGCTTACTATTGGTTTTGCCTCTGAAAAGCCCACAGTTTCTTACATTgaagtgtgtgatgtttttggagttgtgtgtgtgtgtgtgcgccaaaTATTGGCCCTCAATATGTGAGATTTGAGGTATTAATTATTTCAAGGGAGGAGGTAGGAGACCACAATTTTCTGTTGCTGTGGTGCTTTAGAAACTGTTAGGTTTTTTGATACTTGACTAACAACAAATCAAGGCAACAAAggtgacacacaaacacattttgtcttctttttttatgaattacttaatttatttaatgtgccATGGTCTGTTGAGGGATGAGTATTCTGTGCTGTGTACATAACACAACAAAGAGATTTCCTCCATggaaataatagaaataaagttttaataTACTATTAATTGTTTACACTAACCCCCTGTGAGGCAAAGACCAGTGCAGTGGCCTTGGTCCCTGATctgttttataataaaaaagagaCACTCACTTTTGTAACTCCTGTGTGAAAAAGCCCAGGCTTCGTGGGTTGGCAAAGTTGTATTTTCTGTGGTAATAGGTGAACGATCCCCTCACATGGCTGAAAAAGAACAAGACAATATATCGATAGAGGGGGGAAGGATGCACAGTACTTTGTCTCCATTGCCCAGCACACAATTCACATTAAACCTGCGATATTCATATTTGCACTTCATAAAGGGCTGCAAAAACGCTAAATAATCTTCTGTAAATTCAATCACTTTCAGGAAGAAAGAAGTAGAACATTCCCTTCCCATTCCCATGACCCTGATAGACAGGTTTCTccacctctgacctttgacccaaccccctccccccccagagaAAGCCAGCAATGACAGAGCTTACTAGTGTTTCATCAGTTCCTCAGTCTGTTTCTGTAAGTCCTTGTTGAGCTGGAGTATCATGTTATACACCTCTGAGCCAGAGAACGCCCCACTCCCATCACTGTGAGGTACACAGCACAGGTAAAGACAGGTAAAATACAGGTTAACACAGGTTAACTCAAGTAAACGGGTAAACAACGGTAGCCACAGGTAAAGCACAGCTTCTCATTATTATGATTACACCAAAGGGACATGAGCTGTGACACTAAAAATGATCCCCCTTCCAATCGCTTCTCAATATTGAACTCATTATTTTCTCCTAAAATACAGGAAGTTTCAGACCAactaataaatacaaatactacAAGGAGGTTATTAAGTTAGGTAGATTTCATATCAGTAAGAGAATCAGTTGTGAACATCAGTTGTGAATCAGTGGTATGTtggtgtagtttgtgtgtgtgtatgtgtgtgtatcagtgctgtgtctgggtacagtgtgtgtatatctgtgttgtgttggggtacagtgtgtgtatatctgtgatGTGTTGgggactgtgcgtgtgtgtgtgtgtgtgattgatgtgTTGGGGTTCAGTACCAGATTCCTTTTTCAATGTTAATACTGCAGCCCAGCAAGTGTTGTACTTCCATCTGTGCCTTGTCCGAAAATGCACCtgtccatgcacacacacacacaagcacacacaggaacacacaccacagacaacCTAAAAATCAGTATGCGTGCCTTAACAAGCAAATATTTTAAgcaatttcttttaaaagaaagcaACAAGGATGCTGACCGTGCTGCAGAGTCTTAAGACAGACAGCCAGGGATGGGATTCCGACGGGCAGGagctcacacagcacagagaagtgGTCGTACCTGGAACGTCACGGCAAAAGACCAAAATtggacacacaagcacaagtaACAGTCCTCACCTGGAAAATACAGGGCTTATAGACCAGCATATCCATTCAATGAATATGAAGTACAGACTGTGAGCTTTAATTTAAGCTTCAATTtaaaggtatttacatccatatctaGACAccaaatgcacatttcatacCTAAAATGAACACTAGCCAACAAAAGgtctaatgatgcaacaacataCTGCTGGCCAAGAACCAGCGGAGCAGCCAAAAGTCCAATTACTTTTAGTCCCTCATGGGGGGTGACTATGTATAATTAGGGCTGAAATTCTGACATGGATCACCCTATAGGGatgtaaatacatgcaaatgtatttacatccatactgtaaatacagtctgcacttcaacctcatattcatgGTTTCACTTCAAATCCAACAAGCTGGAATagggccaaaacaacaaaaaatgtgtcactgtagATATGTCTTTTAATGGCATTTTGCTAGCAATGTGAGCATCGGCTCAGCGTTGGCCCACTGCCTCACCTCTGCCAACCGGTCAAGATGATGCCACGGAATGAGATGGAGGGGTAATTGGCCATAGAGTTGATGACCTTTAACCAGGACAGGTGGTTGTTCAGATGGCGGTCCAGGGGAGTCACTACCTGGTTGATGTCCGATGCCCCTTTAAAAGCGCTCGCAAACCAAATGTCCTTAAACCCCACCTCCTGGTACTTGGAGATGAGCTGATctgagaaaaatgaagaaaaaaagaagagttgtttttcagtgtgtgtgcgactgagaaatttaattaaatttaaatttaaaagcccACTGACGTGAAGCATGAAGCTGATTGTTAAAGATGAACGTGTCATATCTATGGAGACGTTTCTTACCGATGTTCTTTAAATTCAGTTTAGGAGCGTAGAACCACATCACTGGGGAGGCAAGACTTTGCAACCCAGATTCTAAAAAGGCAAGAAATATGAAAtcagcaaaattattattacagtattacCTGATGCTTTATtatgaacctgtgtgtgtgtgggacagcaTATGGGTATtaatgtgtgggtgtatgtgcatgtgtgtatgaatgcaaGTGTATTAaagtgagcatatgtgtgtgagagacagtgtgaaagtattaatgtgcatgtgtgtgctcttattggacctgtgttttgtagttgttccaatgaccgttgttatgcactcattgtacgtcactttggataaaagcgtctgccaaatgaaggTAATGTGATGTCATGTAATGCTCAGTTCCCATCCCTGCCTTTGAGAACGTCGGCACTGATCTGCCTCATCATGTCATCCCACATCAGCAGACGGATGCCTGGCCTCCACTCGACGATGAAGCGCGCCACTGCCACCACGTGGTCCAGGTACATCTTTCCCATGTCCCCGCTGTGGCTGTGCAGCCAGTTTTTGGAGTCCTGGCTCTCACCAAGGCCaaacacctgtcaatcaaaacaaGCCGCCATGGCGATAGTTAGCTAACTAGTTAGCTGCTCTTAAATAGTTAACCAGCTTCTGAAACAGTGTCAGGTACAGAAGCATGCTGGGGTAGAGGGGGGAgtcggggtgggggagggggggacggacCTCATCAGCACCAATGTGCAGCCAGGGGGCATCTGGGTGCTGTTCCAGGACCTGAGTCACCATGGCTTGGATCAGAGCCTGGGAGCCCGGGGCATGGGGGTTCAGACTGTTAGGGAAATCCCCTACTTCCCTCAGTGCAGTGTACTGCTCATGCTTCAACACAAACTGTCAGTACGACAGAGGAAGAGgattggggagagagagagaaagggagggagagagacacatagaggacaggaagagagagagtttttAAATGAACCAGGCCAGCCATTCAACCAACAAAAGTTGTGTTCACAATGAACAgcagaaaaaatgaattaatgatttATGTAACTGTACTTTCGGCTAAGGCATGtgtagcgttagcattagcgctcACTCTTGTACCTCCAAGTGTCCAAACGCCTGTACCAGGGGGATGACCTGCAGCTTGCTGAGCTTGGCCAGGTTCAGAATGGTTTTGATGTCCTCTACACTATTCCacaagatgggggggggggggggggggggggggggggggggggggggggggggggggggggggaggagggggcgggggttcaGATTGGATAACTGCTCACGTGGCATGCTTACACTTTGATATGGTACAATCAGCTTACAGTCACAAGGTGACCTGTGCAAATTTTACTCATAGTGATGAAGTATCCTTATAGCAGGTAGTTGCTGTTTGCcaatgtaaaacatttgttcTCGAACTTGTGCTTTCTTGGAACTCTGCCTGACAGGCCATTGATTACCTGTACAATTCCACCTGGGGCTCCAtgactgtacattacattacatttatttggcacaGGTGCGATAAGGTACTATACTCATTTTGTaatagttattcatagccatgaacacattaagtccagttcacacagtgaacattactctgacctaactaGGAGATCTAGGGAGATCTCAACTATAGCTGCTTACCTGTATGTGTGAGGAAATCTCACCACTACATGCTTACCTAAATGCATAAGGAAATCACACCCATTTCTGCTTACCTGTATGCATAAGGAAATCACACCTGTTGCTGCTTAACTGAATCTATAGGGAAATCACACCTGTAGCTGCCTACCTGTATGCATAAGGTGATCGCAGCACCTGCAGCTCTCCCTTGTAGGGGAACATGTCCTCGTACTCCAGCAGGACTCCGGTGGCGCCCAGAGAGGAAAAGAGTGGGAAAATCTGCCCTCCAAAAGAACAGGAGATGACcattcatccattttaaaatgtctgaccCATACCAAGAGCAACAGATCATCATTTAAGTAATATGGGAACGGCTTCAATATCCCTGGAAATGAATGCTGCCCCAAGATTAGCCCTTTGAACTCCtggtcaaaatattttcaagagCTTTCCAGAGGTCcttattaaacattttgaaatttgataACTTGAGGATTTTCAAAGCCTGGGAGCCCTGATGAGGATTAGCATGCTATGCTACAGATATGTCTGACCTTTCAACAAGTCTCCACCCTCTTTCACTCACCTGTTCCAGGTATTTGAGTTTGGGGGCAGCTCCTTTCAGGTCAAGGTGCACGACTTTGAGAGGGGGCGCATTGGGGTCCTGTGGGAGAACGacctgagggggtggggggagtttcTCTGCTTTGGCTAGGCTCTCCACCGGCCCCTTCGCCTCCTGGGCCCCCTCTCCCACGATACTTTTGTCCTGTTTCGGAGGTTCCTCTTCCTTTCCCGGGTTCTTGTTCCAGAACCCGTGAGTGTTGGCCTGGTTCATTTTAACACCTGGCACCATCTGTCTGGATTTGGACAATGGATGGACAATGGCAAAAAGCAAAACCCCAAATTACAGcgtgaaaatttttttttaaccacaagcCTGTCTGGATTTTAATAATGGATGGACAATGGCAAAAAGCAAAATCCCAAATTACAgcgtgaaaaaatatttttaatgcatcaGTGTAAAGCAGGAGTGTCTAATTTTACCCAAGAAGGGCCTGTATGGGTGCAGGCCTTTTGTTCTAGCCAGGAACCTATGATCATATTCATATAGTGTTGCCATCATAAAAATAATGAGGTGTCCAAAAGGGAAACTTTTCAGGAAGTTGGGAAAGCTGGTTTAATATTACATCTAACCAAGTTAGAGCCATACGGTGGTTTCGTAATCCTGAAACactgacagaaaacaaacaatggtTCTAACTGTTCATGCGTGAGACTCGATATCCTTCAGCAATTTactctgtataaatggatacaatgtaaaatgctatgtaaaaagtcgtgtaagtcgctctggataagagcgtctgctaaatgcctgtaatgtaatgtaatgtaattaaaccTTGTCAttcacaggaagaaaaaaaagcgtTTTTTCAGATTGTCAGATTACTGGCAGGGGCCCTGAAATTGCTGCTGCACTCCAAAAACGAAGAACCGGAAACTGACTCACCTGGGCTGGGAGGCCAGTTTAATCACCACCACGACCACCAAAACGAACACCACCAGCCTCAACAGTGTCGACAGCCTGGTGGGCTGCATGCTCGCAGCTGAGAGCCTTAACAGGAAGAACATAAACATCTCatcaagaaataaacaaatctcTTATGTCAACAAGCAGAACTGTCTGCTGTTACAGTATATGATGAAATGAAATATCTGCACAGACTGGTACTTTTCTTATACCCAGGAATGTACCTGGATAGGTAGCTAACCGGCTTTGGCTGCATAGACTACCTGAGCTGTGTTGCATTAAATGACTGATAGTATACCCAGGTAGTCTtggacaaaaacaaagactttGGTGGCCACCAGGCACTACATTTTTCTGGAATATTGTTTTTGCTGAAAAGTGAAATGTAGTCACCGCTGTGACTTCAGCTGCTTCACCTATGGCTTCCTCTTTTGTGCAATTTAGAAAATATGTAGGCTAATTCATGGTAAGAAAGAGTGTCTTAAGGGGGTAGGTAAAGGATGTAGAAGGAGTAAGTGGTGTAATTTAGGAAAGGCACATATTTACACAATGGCACAGCGTGGTGAGTGGTGCATATGTTGCGGTGGTTTTAGGTTTTATCATTGTTGTGATCTCTggcctctgtgcccccccccccccccccccccccccccaaaaaaaatatcatGTTTCCTCCCTCATGTGAACGATGTGGGCTTTTGTGTCGCGCAGCGGTTCACTGCCAAACATATGGCGAGTTTCAGTGGCTGGGCCCCCATTTCCACCGAAGCGTGACCGTACAGTGCAGAAACGCTGGCCTAAGAGTACAGCTTGCACAGTCTCATATCCTGAGCGTGACGGGGAATCGTTTATAAACGTGACATCACTCCGCAGAAAAACTGACTACATTGCTCACAGCTGTGGGGAAAAATAGGACTATGAGAATCACCGTAATCATGAGTTTGTTTGAAACCGGGCTACAGTTTACTATAAATCATTCCCTTATGGTAGATCAGCTCTCTGACCTACATACAGAGTCACATACGTACAGCTCTGGCTAGAAACCCTACATGTAGTGCATCTGGTGCTTGTTTCTAGCTTGTAACAACATTGTCCctgatgaataaacaaataaataaattatctaATGGAAGAGAGAATGCGAGACAATTTGTATTGTGTTCGCGTATTCCAATATCGAAGCCATTCAATCATTATTAACACAGAATCAATTTAACTTAATCTCAGGCTCTGCCTATGCATTAGTCGATTTGGAAAACTGAGGAAAATCATACATTCCTTTCGCACTGCAGGCTCACTACTTATAACGAACTGCCAAGAAGAGACTGATGGAGACACAGCAGATGAAAGGtgatgctgagagagagagagacagagagagagagagagattgaggtGGAGAGATATCAGTAAACCAGACCTTGCCAGAGATTACCCAGCGTCCACCTTCAGCACACCAAGCCTCATGAACCAAAccgaaaaataaaagaaaagaagaacaaaTAAAGAACCAGGGAAGTGAAACGGTGTACAGACCACAGTGCCAGGGAACGAAGAGCAACATGCCCTCCCCCACAGCAGCTACATAAACACCTTTACCCCACAGGGATGGATGATCCTGCCCCTGATTGGCCTAAGCTCAGCTAATGCGTCACACCAGTTGGTTTATGGCGGTGGCTGGCCTGCCTAAACTCCAAAGACTAGATCTTTTTTTCTAAGTAGCTCCTGGTAAAGCTAAGCAGTATTAGACCTACAGcattgttaaaatattaatgatgtCATGCTCTTTAAAATGAGATCAAATGGAGGGCCCATAGCCTTAAAGCATCTCAGACTGAGAGTACTCACATGGGCTGATTCATTAAACGTCTCAGACCAGGactgctgatctcagatcagcgtTGCCTTTTAGCTGATGATAGATATGGGCCAGACTACAGAGTGGGGAATCCTAAATCAGAACTCTGACTCCCAGACAATCATGAATGCAGTCTGACCTAGGATCAGTGTGGCCTTTTGTCTCATAACATATATGGACAGGACAGTCtgatcatttttgtatttggcaaTCAAATATATGCTACATAAAAATGATCGTTCTGTAAGAGTGAAACTCCTTTCTCCTGTGCATTACTTCCTTGCCAAAAGAGCCCCTTTTAATTGGGGTGAGCGATTGTGTTCTTTTAGACCAGGCTTAGTTCCACTTGGTAGCCAACTGCAGTGTTAAGTGTGTAATTTCaaagaataagaaaataattttgcgGTTatcttttgctttgttattcTCTTAGCGCTTAGCATGCAGTATTACCAGCCATCTGCAACAAGCATAAGATTATTTACAATGCAAGTAAACTGCATTGCAGTTAACTCACATCTTAAAATAGCTGGGTAGACAGCTGCTGACCAGCCCAAGATTactatagctagctagtaaaCATGCTAGGCTACATAACACATGGGCCCGGTACTTACATGATCAAACTAATTTGAGTAATGAAGTACCTGTCTCCGGCTACATATCTTTATTAGCTGGTCAATAAAATGGGTGTGTCAGCTAGCTAAGACAGAGACTGCTAATGCAAACACAGGTAGATACCTATAGTTATATTGTCACCAACTATAACTTACAATGACAATAGCTGCTTCTAGTACTACCAGTTTCAGTGCTACTGCTGAAGTGCTTTCCATACTTATTAGTAATAGATTCCTTTTAGTGCACAGACTTCCATTAGATCACTGCCCATAAAGCTGGCTACAAAGTACACAGCATCCAACCAACTCAAGGTAACAGAAATAGGCAAGTGCAACCATTCCcacaaaatgcacaaatctCATCACTAAGAACACCTCTTTCCAGTGAACACTATAAATCTCAGCACCACTCCAAATGTTAAGTCCCAAACAGTTTATTAAGAAGTTGTCTGATTattgcattaaattatttttaaaagggctTCTTCCACTGCCTGATGTTGACAGGCAGCATGACACTTAAATCGTGCTTACTTTACAAAAATTCCACTTTGCAGGACGTTAACACCAAGTTTCAATTCCCCCTTAATTATCTGCATCATAATGCATACTGCAATGTACAGTAGGCTATACTGTATGTGGAGGTATTGTATGTAGGCTACCATTATCCAGGAGCATTGTGCTATTTTGGGTAAAAATTTCAACAGTATCTAAATTAAATTGCCCTCCATACATTTTAATGCGACTTTATGTCCATTCAATAAGTTACATCATGCTACGTCAGTACAGGTCCCTCCCTATATCCTACTAGCCTATAACAATAGCAACTGAAAGGTTTCTGTAGACAATGGAAGAATTATCTGGAGACGAAGgaaaattaataacattttagCTCTAGTAATACGACCAAGATCTGCGGCAGGTGCACAGACGCTCAGGGAAGGCAACCGCGCACATTCAAGCTCTGAAACTACTTCAGGGAGGGTAAAAACAAATCATCCCAGTACgaaaatgacaccaagttaTTACTGCATAAAGCAGCCTACGAAGCAACGCTCGAGTTGTCGGCGAGTAATTACTTACTTTCAAAACAGATTGTGTACACAAACGGCTGAGATCACCGCAAAGTGCATTCGAAAGATACATCTGAATCAAGACTGCATATTTACTTCCGTGTGCTTCACTTGCATGTACCAGTAACAATGACCGAGGACAGCTGCGCAGTCTGCTCGCGGCCAATAAGTAACACTAGCTGTG
This window encodes:
- the zgc:113333 gene encoding beta-N-acetylhexosaminidase isoform X2 — translated: MQPTRLSTLLRLVVFVLVVVVVIKLASQPRQMVPGVKMNQANTHGFWNKNPGKEEEPPKQDKSIVGEGAQEAKGPVESLAKAEKLPPPPQVVLPQDPNAPPLKVVHLDLKGAAPKLKYLEQIFPLFSSLGATGVLLEYEDMFPYKGELQVLRSPYAYSVEDIKTILNLAKLSKLQVIPLVQAFGHLEFVLKHEQYTALREVGDFPNSLNPHAPGSQALIQAMVTQVLEQHPDAPWLHIGADEVFGLGESQDSKNWLHSHSGDMGKMYLDHVVAVARFIVEWRPGIRLLMWDDMMRQISADVLKESGLQSLASPVMWFYAPKLNLKNIDQLISKYQEVGFKDIWFASAFKGASDINQVVTPLDRHLNNHLSWLKVINSMANYPSISFRGIILTGWQRYDHFSVLCELLPVGIPSLAVCLKTLQHGAFSDKAQMEVQHLLGCSINIEKGICDGSGAFSGSEVYNMILQLNKDLQKQTEELMKHYHVRGSFTYYHRKYNFANPRSLGFFTQELQKLLATWESFLENFRTQMEAIFFPDTIEEWMDENVNQHMDQLRKMADDANRIEKLKGRPKSQ
- the zgc:113333 gene encoding beta-N-acetylhexosaminidase isoform X1, producing MSTLHSGENLFIILFHFYRTEIDVLVFQRGMARTILLRMRLSAASMQPTRLSTLLRLVVFVLVVVVVIKLASQPRQMVPGVKMNQANTHGFWNKNPGKEEEPPKQDKSIVGEGAQEAKGPVESLAKAEKLPPPPQVVLPQDPNAPPLKVVHLDLKGAAPKLKYLEQIFPLFSSLGATGVLLEYEDMFPYKGELQVLRSPYAYSVEDIKTILNLAKLSKLQVIPLVQAFGHLEFVLKHEQYTALREVGDFPNSLNPHAPGSQALIQAMVTQVLEQHPDAPWLHIGADEVFGLGESQDSKNWLHSHSGDMGKMYLDHVVAVARFIVEWRPGIRLLMWDDMMRQISADVLKESGLQSLASPVMWFYAPKLNLKNIDQLISKYQEVGFKDIWFASAFKGASDINQVVTPLDRHLNNHLSWLKVINSMANYPSISFRGIILTGWQRYDHFSVLCELLPVGIPSLAVCLKTLQHGAFSDKAQMEVQHLLGCSINIEKGICDGSGAFSGSEVYNMILQLNKDLQKQTEELMKHYHVRGSFTYYHRKYNFANPRSLGFFTQELQKLLATWESFLENFRTQMEAIFFPDTIEEWMDENVNQHMDQLRKMADDANRIEKLKGRPKSQ